One genomic region from uncultured Cohaesibacter sp. encodes:
- a CDS encoding alginate O-acetyltransferase — translation MTDLKPLYAALLCATIFSGDAEAKGDLSSSAFGCKHLEDVADPRSLEGKSGYFYRIFTDMRLHFSFSDETIQNLAKLSEVLKEKGTTLIYAPVPTKSQAMPDFLPERAKLYGYDRKLAEQSYQTIIDRLKAAGILAVDLQSPMLAAKSEDGLFFRSDFHWTAQGSRLAAEAIADVVKAQPGYGSIKKTKFKTRELDRMVSFSTLRNNLQRFCKDALPVVESMAYETTKVDQSSGTVDLFGAEAADPIALVGTSMSNAEAGNFGGFISQYSSLTLTNYAISGGNQFGSILSYMTSREFQENRPRFLIWENPIYNNLGQYGPAPWVELLAAASQTCQPAIEVQNIGEQQDEFFVDLASVKIAPNQAVMVDTQDQTIRNLKVEAALANGQHRSIAMHRGDRLRATGRFYFPLQPLEQAPITSLKLTFNRPPEGGSELQLCSY, via the coding sequence ATGACCGATTTGAAACCATTATATGCCGCTCTATTATGCGCCACCATATTCTCGGGGGACGCCGAAGCGAAAGGCGATCTTTCATCTTCGGCCTTTGGCTGCAAGCATCTTGAAGATGTGGCCGACCCGCGTTCACTGGAAGGAAAATCCGGATATTTCTACCGGATCTTCACGGATATGAGACTGCATTTCAGCTTCTCCGATGAGACGATCCAGAATCTTGCAAAACTGTCTGAAGTCCTAAAGGAAAAGGGCACGACGCTGATCTATGCGCCTGTGCCGACCAAAAGTCAGGCCATGCCGGATTTCTTGCCCGAGAGAGCCAAGCTCTATGGCTATGATCGCAAGCTCGCAGAGCAAAGCTATCAGACTATTATTGATCGCCTGAAAGCGGCAGGCATACTGGCTGTCGATCTGCAAAGCCCCATGCTGGCGGCGAAATCCGAAGACGGACTATTCTTTCGCTCCGATTTCCACTGGACCGCTCAGGGGTCACGCCTTGCGGCCGAGGCCATCGCCGATGTCGTCAAGGCGCAGCCGGGATATGGCTCTATAAAGAAGACCAAATTCAAGACCCGCGAACTAGACCGTATGGTGTCCTTCTCAACACTGCGCAACAATCTGCAGCGCTTCTGCAAGGATGCCCTTCCTGTGGTCGAAAGCATGGCCTACGAGACCACCAAGGTTGATCAATCCTCGGGGACGGTAGACCTTTTCGGTGCCGAGGCCGCCGACCCGATTGCGCTGGTCGGCACCAGTATGTCAAACGCGGAGGCTGGCAATTTTGGTGGCTTTATCAGCCAATACAGCTCCCTGACACTGACCAACTATGCCATATCCGGCGGCAACCAGTTCGGCTCGATCCTCTCATACATGACCTCACGTGAGTTTCAGGAAAACCGCCCACGCTTTCTCATCTGGGAAAACCCGATCTACAACAATCTGGGACAATATGGGCCCGCTCCATGGGTGGAATTGCTGGCCGCGGCATCACAGACCTGCCAGCCTGCAATCGAGGTGCAGAATATCGGCGAGCAGCAAGATGAGTTCTTCGTGGATCTTGCCTCAGTAAAGATCGCGCCCAATCAGGCGGTAATGGTTGATACCCAGGACCAGACCATTCGAAACCTGAAGGTTGAAGCAGCATTGGCCAATGGACAACATCGCAGCATTGCCATGCATCGGGGCGACCGACTGCGCGCCACAGGCCGCTTCTATTTCCCCCTTCAGCCGCTCGAGCAGGCTCCGATTACCAGCTTGAAGCTGACTTTCAACCGGCCTCCCGAAGGTGGCAGCGAACTCCAACTTTGTTCATACTGA
- a CDS encoding polysaccharide lyase family 7 protein, producing the protein MTTNSDNFDLSAWKLNLPIDFDGGTDGRARTISKLDGYESEYFYDAEDGAMVMRASVDGATTGNARYARTELREKDGDESAAWYLSEGGTMTATLRIDEAPVWENGEDGKIVIGQVRGTVDELVRLYWDNGSVYYYSEHSGSEDKTLKFTFTNEDGDEPSISKGEIFSYQIEVRDDEIKVVIYADGDVYISETSITDHWTNEPLNFKAGCYLQLNESMGSGTGQVSFYGLDYSHTVGEGYDGLVDVEAVVDDTETEDEETGDGETDSADSGETDDGETDSTDSGDSDDGETDSTDDGDAGESQDDVNDIEGDSSNDRLYGTSDDDMISGLGGKDRILGEDGDDTIYGGDGQDKIFGGDGDDTIYGGADKDRLLGENGNDTIYGDGGNDKLYGEEGDDLLHGGSGNDRINAGEGDDTLYGGVGKDDLRGGQGDDTLYGGDGDDKLFGHSGDDVLVGREGADTLIGSSGADKFVLESIDDSTVDVSGRDLFKDFDLTEGDIIDLSTIDANSTVSGDQAFSFIGENAFSGVAGELRTEVDGSIQTILGDVDGDGDADFAVDVRTSDHLLSGDFSL; encoded by the coding sequence ATGACAACGAATTCCGACAATTTTGACTTATCCGCCTGGAAACTCAACTTGCCCATTGATTTTGATGGTGGAACCGATGGGCGCGCCCGCACCATAAGCAAACTGGATGGGTATGAAAGCGAATACTTCTATGACGCCGAAGATGGCGCCATGGTAATGAGGGCGAGCGTAGACGGCGCAACAACCGGCAATGCTCGCTATGCACGCACCGAACTGCGTGAGAAAGATGGCGATGAAAGCGCCGCTTGGTATTTAAGCGAAGGTGGCACCATGACTGCAACCTTGCGCATCGATGAGGCTCCCGTTTGGGAAAATGGCGAAGACGGAAAGATCGTCATTGGCCAGGTTCGTGGTACGGTCGACGAACTCGTACGCCTATATTGGGACAATGGCTCAGTCTACTATTACAGTGAACATAGTGGCTCAGAAGACAAGACCCTCAAATTCACTTTCACAAACGAAGATGGTGACGAGCCCTCCATCAGCAAAGGGGAGATATTCTCCTACCAGATCGAAGTGCGTGATGATGAGATCAAAGTAGTGATTTACGCCGATGGAGATGTCTATATCTCAGAAACCTCCATCACCGACCACTGGACCAACGAACCGCTCAACTTCAAGGCTGGTTGCTATCTTCAGCTGAACGAATCCATGGGGTCTGGCACCGGACAAGTCTCCTTTTACGGTCTAGATTATTCTCACACAGTAGGTGAGGGATATGACGGTCTTGTAGATGTTGAGGCTGTTGTAGATGACACGGAAACCGAAGACGAAGAAACCGGTGACGGAGAAACCGACAGCGCAGATAGCGGAGAGACCGACGACGGAGAAACCGATAGCACAGATAGCGGAGATTCCGACGACGGGGAAACCGATAGCACAGATGACGGAGATGCCGGAGAAAGCCAAGATGATGTAAACGATATCGAAGGCGACAGCTCCAATGATCGCCTTTATGGCACCAGTGACGACGATATGATCAGCGGCCTTGGAGGAAAAGATCGCATTCTTGGTGAAGATGGAGATGACACGATCTACGGAGGCGATGGCCAAGACAAGATCTTTGGTGGAGATGGAGACGACACAATCTACGGCGGAGCAGACAAGGACCGTCTGCTCGGCGAGAATGGAAATGACACGATCTACGGTGACGGTGGCAATGACAAGCTCTATGGCGAGGAGGGTGATGACCTCCTGCATGGCGGCTCGGGCAATGACCGGATCAATGCCGGTGAGGGAGACGATACCCTTTACGGTGGTGTTGGCAAAGATGACCTGAGAGGCGGGCAGGGCGACGACACTCTCTATGGTGGCGATGGCGATGACAAGCTCTTCGGCCATAGTGGCGATGATGTCCTGGTCGGCAGAGAAGGTGCAGACACCCTCATAGGCTCGTCTGGCGCTGACAAATTCGTGCTGGAATCCATTGACGACAGCACGGTTGATGTGAGTGGTCGCGACCTGTTCAAGGATTTTGATCTCACCGAAGGCGATATTATTGATCTCAGCACGATTGATGCCAACAGCACGGTTTCGGGCGACCAGGCCTTCTCCTTTATCGGTGAAAACGCCTTTTCCGGCGTAGCCGGTGAATTACGCACCGAAGTTGATGGCAGCATCCAGACCATTCTGGGCGACGTTGATGGCGATGGCGACGCAGACTTTGCTGTCGACGTCAGAACGTCGGACCATTTGTTGTCTGGGGATTTCAGCCTTTAG
- a CDS encoding alginate O-acetyltransferase AlgF translates to MFKAFHLAFFLIASVLFSAATASANDSGLYAKALDPNSSFVRVLVSDKTAVRIGSKIYAQLETGISPYVVVSPGSVEVVIGEKAGTAQAKPGKFYTIVLNKSGELSVIDDQIAVNPAKASLSFYNLTDVSALDFYVPQAKANAVSALAAGHAKTVQLKAPLTLDFSAMADGASQATVHEVLLERGSGTSIIAENRDGAFHLRSVRNEIAH, encoded by the coding sequence ATGTTTAAAGCATTTCATCTCGCATTCTTCCTCATCGCTTCTGTGTTGTTTTCCGCTGCAACAGCAAGCGCAAACGACTCTGGCCTCTATGCCAAAGCCCTTGACCCGAATTCGTCCTTCGTCCGGGTTCTGGTGAGTGACAAGACCGCTGTAAGAATTGGCAGTAAAATCTATGCTCAACTGGAAACAGGCATTTCGCCATATGTCGTTGTCTCTCCCGGAAGCGTTGAAGTCGTTATCGGAGAAAAGGCAGGAACCGCGCAAGCAAAGCCAGGGAAATTCTACACGATTGTACTGAACAAGTCCGGCGAGCTCTCAGTGATCGACGACCAGATCGCCGTCAATCCGGCCAAGGCCAGCCTCAGCTTTTACAATCTGACAGATGTATCTGCGTTGGATTTCTATGTGCCACAGGCAAAAGCCAACGCCGTATCTGCTCTTGCCGCCGGCCACGCCAAAACCGTGCAGCTGAAGGCCCCTCTGACGCTTGACTTTTCGGCCATGGCAGATGGAGCATCGCAGGCGACCGTACATGAGGTGCTTCTGGAACGCGGCAGCGGAACATCCATTATTGCCGAGAACCGGGATGGCGCTTTCCATCTGCGCTCGGTTCGCAACGAAATAGCCCACTAA
- a CDS encoding MBOAT family protein codes for MVFSSEQFLFLYLPLFLAFYYLTPVRLRSWTLVLGSYIFYAWWRVDFLLLLFLVTLWTYGLGLKIQLATSEARKQLFCAIGVIGCLLVLGVFKYLNFFVDSFAALAGMTAQEMGVHWRLILPIGISFYIFQSISYLIDIRRGDAPATKSFIDFAAFIALFPQLIAGPILRFKDLADQIDHREHSVKLFTDGMTRFTIGLAKKILLADSIAPIADAAFASSDPTFGEALLGTVAYTLQLYFDFSGYSDMAIGLGMMIGFRFIENFNRPYISRSITEFWRRWHISLSVWLRDYLYIPLGGNRGSVYRTYLNLCTVMVLGGLWHGASWTFVIWGAWHGGWLALERMTGWVKRADSVWFSLPITFVIVMIGWVVFRAENVGVAMDIYAGLVGANGFAIRPDFLIGLPQDAFVFLCISALIAASEGKLQTWFGSTKEGQEDSGLLLKNGQQGSSAAAMLPAVRSMSLTLATSALLVLAVAKLAEQSFSPFLYFQF; via the coding sequence ATGGTATTTTCATCAGAACAATTCCTATTTTTATATTTGCCGCTGTTTCTGGCTTTCTATTACCTCACGCCAGTCAGACTCCGCTCATGGACGCTCGTTCTGGGGTCCTATATCTTTTACGCTTGGTGGCGCGTTGATTTTCTACTGCTGCTCTTTCTTGTGACGCTGTGGACTTACGGCCTGGGCTTGAAGATCCAGCTTGCGACCAGCGAAGCCAGAAAGCAGCTTTTCTGTGCGATCGGCGTGATCGGGTGCCTGTTGGTGCTGGGTGTCTTCAAATATCTCAATTTCTTTGTCGACAGCTTTGCCGCTCTTGCTGGCATGACCGCACAGGAGATGGGCGTGCATTGGCGTCTCATCCTGCCGATCGGCATTTCCTTCTATATTTTCCAGTCGATCAGCTATCTGATCGACATCCGTCGCGGCGATGCGCCAGCAACGAAAAGCTTTATCGACTTTGCAGCCTTTATTGCCCTGTTCCCGCAATTGATCGCCGGTCCCATCCTGCGTTTCAAGGATCTTGCCGACCAGATCGATCATCGCGAACATAGCGTCAAGCTCTTCACCGACGGCATGACCCGTTTTACCATTGGTCTGGCCAAGAAAATCCTTCTGGCTGACAGCATCGCGCCCATTGCCGATGCGGCTTTTGCTTCTAGCGATCCGACATTTGGCGAGGCGCTGCTGGGCACGGTTGCCTATACGCTTCAGCTCTATTTCGACTTCTCCGGCTACTCCGACATGGCCATTGGCCTCGGCATGATGATCGGATTCCGCTTCATCGAGAATTTCAACCGGCCCTATATCTCTCGCTCCATTACCGAGTTCTGGAGACGCTGGCATATTTCCCTGTCTGTCTGGCTACGCGATTATCTTTATATTCCGCTCGGAGGGAACCGTGGCTCCGTTTACAGAACCTATCTCAATCTCTGCACAGTCATGGTGCTGGGCGGCTTATGGCACGGAGCCAGCTGGACCTTCGTCATCTGGGGTGCCTGGCATGGCGGATGGCTTGCACTTGAGCGTATGACGGGTTGGGTCAAGCGGGCAGACAGTGTCTGGTTCTCGCTGCCAATCACCTTTGTCATCGTCATGATCGGCTGGGTTGTCTTCCGCGCAGAGAATGTTGGCGTGGCGATGGATATCTATGCCGGACTTGTTGGCGCCAACGGCTTTGCGATCCGCCCTGATTTCCTCATTGGCCTGCCGCAGGATGCGTTCGTCTTCCTTTGCATCAGCGCCCTGATCGCTGCATCGGAAGGCAAATTGCAGACTTGGTTCGGCTCCACCAAAGAAGGGCAAGAAGACAGCGGCTTGCTGTTAAAGAATGGCCAACAGGGCTCATCGGCCGCCGCCATGCTCCCGGCAGTTCGTTCCATGTCACTGACACTGGCCACAAGCGCACTTCTGGTGCTGGCCGTTGCCAAGCTGGCTGAACAAAGCTTTTCACCCTTCCTCTACTTCCAGTTCTAG
- a CDS encoding sugar phosphate nucleotidyltransferase, with amino-acid sequence MVGIYPLVLCGGVGTRLWPLSRSNNPKQFQAINGSEDTTFFQATVSRHVADGFEEPIISVNRSHLGVVKQQLNDIDTNATIIAEPLGRNTGPAVLAAAIHLSLRDPDAVMAVLPSDHIIKGDLNKALKRMVPAAHAGKIALFGIEPRYPETGYGYIVDGGPHDEVAFAQKVSRFVEKPPFEIAEQMMIDRNAFWASGISMFRADVIMEEYRRLDPDSFEQVMAAYSNAEYFPDRLELAGEDFARAVSGPTEAIVFEKTDRTILAPTDIDWNDVGAWKAFHAVSEKDDQGNYVSGDVVCIDSKDSYIRGSQNRLIAVLGIEDLVIVDTDDALLVTTHDHSQKVKSIISTLEEDGRNEVVAHASKTLPWGQAIKMQSGKSFNLTMLRIEPGRTLLFDEMAHYHRLLTFSEGQGVFTNKAGISQFTPGDVVEVKEGEAATFRNTGNETAVIVEIQYKVEGEEVLDYQKSAVLGVEVRAEEVA; translated from the coding sequence ATGGTTGGCATCTATCCATTGGTATTGTGTGGAGGGGTGGGGACGCGCCTTTGGCCTCTTTCGCGCTCGAATAATCCAAAACAGTTTCAAGCCATCAACGGCTCAGAAGACACGACATTCTTCCAGGCAACCGTCTCCAGACATGTTGCAGACGGTTTCGAAGAACCCATCATCAGTGTGAACAGGTCACATCTGGGGGTCGTCAAACAGCAGCTCAATGATATCGACACCAATGCGACGATTATCGCAGAGCCGCTTGGTAGAAACACAGGGCCGGCCGTACTTGCGGCTGCCATTCACCTTTCCCTTCGGGATCCCGATGCGGTCATGGCGGTTCTGCCCTCCGACCATATCATCAAGGGCGACCTCAACAAGGCGCTGAAACGCATGGTGCCCGCTGCCCATGCAGGCAAGATTGCCCTGTTTGGCATTGAGCCACGCTATCCGGAAACCGGGTATGGTTACATTGTCGATGGTGGCCCGCATGACGAAGTAGCCTTTGCACAAAAGGTCTCGCGCTTTGTCGAAAAACCACCGTTTGAAATTGCCGAACAGATGATGATCGACCGTAATGCCTTCTGGGCATCCGGCATCAGCATGTTCCGCGCAGACGTGATCATGGAGGAATACCGCAGGCTTGATCCGGATTCCTTCGAACAGGTCATGGCAGCCTATTCCAATGCGGAATATTTCCCGGATCGTCTAGAGCTGGCTGGCGAAGACTTCGCCCGCGCCGTGAGTGGCCCGACCGAAGCCATCGTGTTCGAGAAAACCGACCGGACCATTCTCGCTCCAACCGATATTGACTGGAATGATGTCGGCGCCTGGAAGGCATTCCATGCCGTGAGTGAAAAGGATGATCAGGGCAACTATGTCTCCGGAGACGTAGTCTGCATCGACTCCAAGGATTCTTACATCCGTGGCTCGCAGAACCGATTGATTGCCGTATTGGGCATTGAGGATCTCGTGATCGTGGACACCGACGACGCTTTGCTGGTGACCACCCATGACCATAGCCAGAAGGTGAAATCCATCATTTCCACTCTGGAAGAAGATGGCCGCAATGAAGTAGTCGCCCACGCATCCAAAACCCTGCCTTGGGGACAGGCAATCAAGATGCAGTCTGGCAAGAGCTTCAACCTGACCATGCTCCGGATCGAACCAGGCCGCACGCTGCTGTTTGATGAAATGGCACACTATCATCGCCTTCTCACTTTCTCCGAAGGGCAGGGCGTCTTTACCAACAAGGCAGGCATCAGCCAGTTTACGCCCGGCGATGTGGTTGAAGTGAAGGAAGGGGAAGCCGCAACCTTCCGCAATACCGGCAACGAAACCGCTGTCATCGTCGAGATCCAATATAAGGTCGAAGGCGAAGAGGTTCTCGATTACCAGAAGTCCGCCGTACTTGGTGTCGAAGTCCGCGCCGAAGAGGTGGCGTGA
- a CDS encoding right-handed parallel beta-helix repeat-containing protein: MIGLIRTTAFILAAMAPALLPGEGISAHAEQGLLRALPDPLGDVTELKQQLALAPDLDIYALSNSVSQIMPSLTPEVWGQDSDDVTASPLEGVKKTARKQRLDFLPMDLVLGQVRKQMGSKHHADLRLANPRAGQPVLTLQSGAFTLADIHAALEKAGNSEALTKSDSVYSVHYPLFIMSAAKLQIEAGETLTLSTAEGVFVVNIGNFSMHKAELKGSEQRNKVKDFKPFILTALGGGTDIVGSKLSNLGFGDRTYMRGIDVVSNLLFPIQTQMRLLSNRIVDVGSIEMIGMKQIDIRNNLVINSRDSALRIRNVENGQVQNNIIVGSQHHGIHLTQNPKNLMISGNVISSGQGAGIYASGGVSKAHILNNLLLDNAQDGIALEGAACSEITGNSIYQNGKGGIATTNSLAMHFQKNIIAGNSGAAIAIIGGIATEDRHHLNQNRFIDNETGVLARHSPKLELTGNDFSRQLPVLFSGELKRNLPQYLARAGKLDNGVSGIFTTTSSTAAAVGNGGARQFVLLNLESCKL, encoded by the coding sequence ATGATTGGCCTGATCCGGACAACAGCATTCATATTGGCTGCGATGGCTCCGGCTCTGTTGCCCGGGGAAGGGATCAGTGCGCATGCAGAACAGGGGCTCTTGCGCGCACTGCCCGACCCTTTGGGCGATGTTACAGAGCTCAAGCAGCAATTGGCTCTGGCGCCGGATCTGGATATCTATGCGTTGTCAAATTCTGTGTCGCAAATCATGCCAAGCCTGACCCCAGAAGTTTGGGGACAGGACAGTGATGATGTGACAGCCTCTCCCCTTGAAGGCGTAAAGAAAACCGCTCGGAAACAACGGCTCGATTTCCTGCCGATGGATTTGGTGCTCGGGCAGGTCAGAAAGCAGATGGGCAGCAAGCATCATGCCGATTTGCGCTTGGCAAACCCGAGAGCGGGCCAACCTGTACTGACCTTGCAGAGTGGAGCCTTCACACTGGCCGATATCCATGCAGCCCTTGAAAAAGCGGGCAATAGCGAAGCTCTGACCAAAAGCGACAGTGTCTACAGCGTGCATTATCCGCTTTTCATCATGTCGGCGGCCAAATTGCAAATTGAAGCTGGGGAAACCCTGACCCTGTCGACAGCTGAAGGGGTATTTGTCGTCAATATCGGCAATTTCTCCATGCACAAGGCAGAGCTTAAGGGCAGCGAACAGCGCAATAAGGTGAAGGATTTCAAGCCCTTTATCCTGACAGCTCTTGGTGGCGGAACGGATATCGTTGGCAGCAAGCTTTCCAATCTGGGTTTTGGCGACCGTACCTATATGCGCGGCATCGATGTTGTCTCCAATCTGCTCTTTCCGATCCAGACCCAAATGCGTCTGCTATCCAATCGCATTGTCGATGTCGGATCCATTGAGATGATCGGCATGAAGCAGATTGATATTCGAAACAATCTGGTCATCAACAGCAGAGATTCCGCGCTTCGCATCAGAAATGTCGAAAACGGTCAGGTTCAGAACAATATCATTGTCGGTAGCCAACATCACGGCATCCATCTGACCCAGAATCCGAAAAACCTGATGATCAGTGGCAATGTTATTTCCAGCGGGCAGGGGGCTGGCATCTACGCTTCCGGAGGCGTTTCCAAAGCGCATATTCTGAACAATCTGCTTCTGGACAACGCACAGGACGGCATCGCTCTGGAAGGGGCGGCCTGCTCCGAGATCACCGGAAATTCGATCTATCAGAATGGCAAAGGCGGTATTGCAACAACCAACAGCCTCGCCATGCATTTTCAGAAGAATATTATCGCGGGCAATAGCGGCGCTGCCATTGCCATCATCGGCGGCATTGCCACCGAAGACCGCCATCATTTGAACCAGAACCGTTTTATTGACAATGAAACTGGTGTTCTGGCCCGTCATTCTCCCAAGTTGGAGCTGACTGGCAATGATTTTTCCAGACAGCTGCCGGTTCTTTTCTCCGGCGAGCTGAAACGCAATTTACCTCAATATTTAGCCCGTGCAGGAAAGCTCGACAACGGCGTCTCCGGCATCTTTACGACCACCAGTTCAACAGCAGCCGCAGTTGGCAATGGTGGCGCCCGTCAATTTGTTCTTCTCAATCTGGAAAGCTGTAAGCTCTAG
- a CDS encoding alginate lyase family protein, producing the protein MIYKIEEWIRKGGRATLLATPLLFASLVSQAATTSSDNEAEGFQCPDFPEATISLSYGSRYKDDSKSRSELDKEADAAVNKALGPSDKFIQILARLADKAQKNASQREDIVRCAIGAIHHWAEADSFSEIDSLTANLSYASRVGGIAIAYAQFKALIPQEQGELTDEVTSVGQLQLLEETDPQDAEQEPEKASAEDAGALGEPEDQTEKKTAQLPEEYRESTKTIEHWLAGLGDSIIHFWETDGPPMASKNNLRAWAALAIIQIGLTVENEDFIEWGLESHRVILDTIDPDGSLPMEMRRGKYALHYQLHAVAPMVTATAMLQEADKRNPQLYMDRLMMAAKFSLRAIEKPELVEEKTDKPQTVKSGLLEQKKYQIAWLEPLLALEEDPQLDATINDLRPLRNSKLGGNMTFRFHDSKKDELDSNDNDQ; encoded by the coding sequence ATGATTTATAAAATCGAAGAATGGATCAGAAAAGGAGGGCGTGCGACTTTGCTCGCTACTCCGCTTCTGTTTGCAAGCCTTGTTTCTCAGGCTGCAACGACCTCTTCTGACAATGAGGCGGAGGGCTTCCAATGCCCAGACTTTCCCGAAGCCACTATTTCCCTAAGCTATGGCAGTCGCTACAAAGACGATAGCAAATCGCGCTCGGAGCTTGATAAAGAGGCCGACGCGGCAGTAAACAAGGCGCTTGGCCCATCAGACAAATTCATCCAGATTCTGGCAAGACTGGCCGACAAGGCTCAAAAGAATGCATCGCAAAGAGAGGATATCGTCCGCTGCGCCATCGGCGCGATCCATCACTGGGCGGAGGCGGATTCCTTTAGCGAAATCGATAGTCTGACAGCCAATCTTTCCTATGCATCACGTGTTGGCGGCATCGCCATTGCCTATGCGCAATTCAAAGCGCTCATCCCGCAAGAACAAGGAGAGCTAACAGATGAGGTGACATCGGTTGGCCAATTGCAGCTGCTTGAAGAAACCGACCCGCAGGACGCCGAACAGGAACCTGAGAAAGCCAGCGCAGAAGATGCCGGCGCTCTCGGTGAGCCTGAAGACCAGACAGAGAAAAAGACGGCCCAGCTACCCGAAGAATATCGCGAAAGCACAAAGACCATCGAGCATTGGTTGGCTGGTTTGGGTGACTCTATCATCCATTTCTGGGAAACCGACGGGCCACCGATGGCCAGCAAGAACAATCTCAGGGCATGGGCCGCTCTGGCTATTATCCAGATCGGGCTGACCGTTGAGAATGAAGATTTTATAGAATGGGGGTTGGAAAGCCACCGGGTCATACTGGATACCATTGATCCCGACGGCAGTCTGCCCATGGAAATGAGACGCGGTAAATATGCCCTTCATTACCAGTTGCATGCTGTCGCCCCGATGGTCACGGCGACAGCCATGCTGCAAGAAGCAGACAAGCGCAATCCGCAGCTTTATATGGATCGCCTGATGATGGCGGCAAAATTCTCCCTGCGGGCAATCGAAAAGCCAGAGCTTGTCGAAGAAAAGACCGATAAGCCACAAACCGTCAAATCAGGCCTTCTGGAACAAAAGAAATATCAGATTGCCTGGCTTGAACCTCTGCTGGCACTTGAGGAAGACCCGCAACTGGATGCCACAATCAACGATTTGCGGCCACTTCGAAATTCCAAATTAGGGGGCAACATGACCTTTAGATTTCATGATAGCAAAAAAGACGAGCTCGATTCCAATGATAATGATCAATAA